CGAGGACCTGAAGCTGCACACCACGCTCGAGGAGAGGTTCTTCTACCCCACGGTGCGCGAGCGCATCCCCGACCTCGAGGACCAGCTCCTCGAGGACTTGGAGGAACACCACGCCGTCGAGCTGCTCCTGCAGGAGGTGACCGACGCCGACCCCTCCGACGAGCGCTTCGACGCCAAGATCAGCGTCATCCAGGAACAGGTCCAACACCACGTCCAGGAGGAGGAACAGGAGCTGTTCCCGCAGGTGCGCGACGGGCTGGGCGACGATGCGCTGCAGGAGCTGGGCGATCGGATGCGGCAGGCCGCCGAGCGGGGCGGGCAGGAACCCACCAAGGATGACCTGTACCAGGAGGCACAGGACCTCGACATCGAAGGCCGCTCGAAGATGGACAAGGACGAGCTCGCTGAGGCCGTCGAGGAACATCGCTGACGTCCGGCGGCATGCGTTCGGCCTGCGGCGTGGGTCCGTGGCCCATCGACGGCGTCCCGCCGAGCGCGAAGGCCGTGACCGGAGTCGTCGTGGATGCTCCCACGGACGTTGGTTGAGGTGCCGGTGCACGTCCTTCGGGTCTGTTCTGTCTTCCAGCTCGCACCAACATCGGTCCACGACGGTGCGGCCCGGTTCGACCCGGTCGGAGGGATGCAGACCCACACCGATCTGTTGACCCGCCACCTCGACCGGCGGGGAGTGACCCAGACGGTGCTCACATCCCGCCTGTCGGGCCCGCGAACCGTCGAGCGCGTCGACGGAGCGACGGTGCACCGCCTCGGTGTCCGCACCGCCCACCTCAGGCAGCTGTGGACGGCCCAAGCACT
This sequence is a window from Actinomycetota bacterium. Protein-coding genes within it:
- a CDS encoding hemerythrin domain-containing protein, translated to MDAIEFLTQQHRQVEQLFDQYEQASGTGQRQELANEIVEDLKLHTTLEERFFYPTVRERIPDLEDQLLEDLEEHHAVELLLQEVTDADPSDERFDAKISVIQEQVQHHVQEEEQELFPQVRDGLGDDALQELGDRMRQAAERGGQEPTKDDLYQEAQDLDIEGRSKMDKDELAEAVEEHR